One window from the genome of Amycolatopsis sp. NBC_01480 encodes:
- a CDS encoding replication-relaxation family protein codes for MTPTPPPKRVRARHLAWVAERLSPRDWQVLETVNRLHLVTGFQVERLHFVDLAGRSRIVTRSRSLARLAEWRVLHRLPRRVGGAMRGSSVAVYGLGIAGQRLLAVRTNSSSNPPSVRPARVPSDRFVAHIVAVSELYVELREAERTNSLILRNFTTEPGAWWPNSRGGWLKPDAFLVTSNGRVDQLFWAEIDRATESLATIDRKLRTYVDFVNRGGLGPRSAVPRVLVTVPHEVRRAGIVRVVSRLPEPASELVLVTVDRDAVVALLKSLAGLPP; via the coding sequence ATGACGCCGACACCACCCCCGAAGCGGGTACGGGCTCGACACCTCGCCTGGGTCGCCGAGCGCCTGAGTCCCCGTGACTGGCAGGTTCTGGAGACCGTGAACCGGTTGCACCTCGTCACCGGTTTTCAGGTCGAGCGCCTCCATTTTGTTGATCTTGCTGGGCGCTCCCGCATCGTCACCCGCTCACGATCCTTGGCGCGACTTGCCGAGTGGCGGGTGTTGCACCGGTTGCCGCGTCGGGTTGGTGGCGCAATGCGGGGATCCAGTGTGGCCGTGTACGGCCTGGGGATCGCCGGGCAACGCCTACTGGCGGTACGGACGAATAGTAGTAGCAATCCTCCTTCGGTTCGACCAGCACGCGTACCAAGCGACCGGTTTGTCGCGCACATCGTGGCGGTTAGTGAGTTATATGTAGAACTCCGCGAGGCCGAGAGAACCAACTCGCTGATACTCCGCAATTTTACCACTGAACCGGGCGCGTGGTGGCCGAACTCACGGGGCGGCTGGCTAAAGCCGGACGCGTTTTTAGTCACAAGCAACGGGCGAGTTGATCAACTGTTTTGGGCGGAGATAGATCGGGCAACGGAAAGCCTTGCCACGATTGATCGGAAGCTGCGGACCTACGTGGACTTTGTGAACCGGGGCGGCCTTGGCCCACGGTCAGCAGTACCCCGCGTACTCGTGACCGTGCCGCATGAAGTGCGACGCGCCGGGATCGTCCGGGTAGTCAGTCGCCTGCCGGAACCAGCAAGCGAACTGGTGCTGGTGACCGTCGATCGTGACGCCGTCGTGGCGTTGCTAAAGAGCCTGGCGGGACTGCCTCCGTAA
- a CDS encoding type IV secretory system conjugative DNA transfer family protein has translation MILFAVLLCGCAVLFVVVLGAQAWEADRWSRSLVRYRLGLPRNLTARDVAAWLSQIGAHTVPPRFSLLQTWPVAVEIEASSKGITHTVLVPEGRHAAVLASLRASLPGVRVDVLPGDEPAAVYQAGVELRLTSHTAPLGDDRAVTAANGALAALQPLPSGSAVRVQWLFAGVRASKSVGTGTDALRLFAGATPDDHNLLRDQRQKQRAPLLVATGRIAASGPSKAHAFGVIHRIVGALRVLEAPGAHFLWRIVPSWLVRQRIATRQVPLLAWPLTFNALEAVGAAMFPLDGVALPGLRSGTSRRIPPSPDLPRTGVVIGETNYPGITQPLAIRPRDRTMHTYVLGPTGTGKSTLLANMALSEINAGYGGIVVDPKSDLITSILERFPEHRLKDLIVLDPSDLNYPTGFNPLAIGGGEHERELAAETIAHVLKDIFRENWGPRTDDILRAALLSLVRIPAPNGEPFAMTEIPELLTNVGLRHYVANHPKQHDRWRDYWREYDQRSEAEQLNMVGPVLNKLRAFTHRTSLRLILGQARGVDLNEIFTKGKIVLVPLSDGLIGTEAASLVGSLLVGSVWRAALRRTAVPSEQRRKTFGVFDEFQNIVRMSNDVTDMLGMARALNFGLTLAHQYAKQVPEAVRAAVLGTARTQIFFQTEYEDAQLVAKRVAPVLIADDLMGLGAYEMAARLCVDGQTRPPVTGRTLPLSAAIRDAVALRRNLAGIHGVARAEVEAGLLARAHATRGTRPIRLGEIPTNGGIV, from the coding sequence GTGATCCTCTTCGCCGTGTTGCTCTGCGGCTGTGCCGTGTTGTTCGTCGTGGTGCTCGGCGCACAAGCGTGGGAGGCGGACCGCTGGTCTCGATCGCTTGTGCGCTACCGGCTGGGCCTGCCCCGTAACCTGACCGCCAGAGACGTGGCTGCCTGGTTGAGCCAGATCGGCGCGCACACAGTGCCGCCCCGTTTCTCGCTCCTTCAGACGTGGCCGGTGGCGGTCGAGATCGAAGCCAGCAGTAAGGGCATCACGCATACGGTGTTGGTGCCGGAGGGACGACATGCGGCAGTGCTGGCCTCGCTGCGAGCGTCGTTGCCCGGTGTTCGCGTCGACGTCCTGCCCGGCGATGAGCCGGCCGCGGTCTACCAGGCCGGAGTTGAGCTCCGCCTGACCAGTCATACTGCTCCGCTCGGTGATGACCGCGCCGTGACCGCTGCCAACGGCGCCTTGGCCGCCTTGCAGCCGTTGCCCTCAGGCAGTGCCGTCCGCGTGCAGTGGCTGTTTGCCGGTGTCCGGGCCAGCAAGTCAGTGGGTACCGGGACGGACGCGCTGCGGCTGTTCGCCGGGGCGACCCCCGACGACCACAACCTGCTACGCGACCAGCGACAGAAGCAGCGAGCACCGCTACTGGTTGCTACCGGTCGGATCGCGGCCAGTGGGCCGAGCAAAGCACACGCCTTCGGCGTCATCCACCGGATCGTGGGCGCGCTGCGCGTCTTGGAAGCACCCGGCGCGCACTTTCTGTGGCGGATAGTCCCGAGCTGGCTTGTACGCCAGCGCATAGCGACCCGCCAAGTCCCCTTGCTCGCCTGGCCACTGACGTTCAACGCCTTGGAAGCGGTCGGCGCGGCAATGTTTCCCCTCGATGGCGTGGCCCTGCCGGGGTTGCGTTCGGGCACCAGCCGCCGAATACCGCCGTCGCCCGATCTGCCCCGCACTGGCGTCGTGATCGGCGAGACCAACTACCCCGGCATCACACAGCCGCTGGCCATCCGGCCCCGCGACCGCACCATGCATACATACGTCCTTGGGCCAACCGGCACTGGAAAATCGACCCTGCTTGCCAATATGGCCCTGAGTGAGATCAACGCTGGCTACGGTGGAATCGTCGTCGATCCCAAGTCTGACCTGATCACCAGCATCCTTGAGCGATTTCCTGAGCATCGTCTGAAGGACTTGATCGTACTGGACCCGAGTGACCTGAACTATCCAACAGGCTTTAATCCGCTAGCTATCGGTGGTGGTGAGCACGAACGCGAACTGGCTGCCGAGACCATCGCGCACGTCCTAAAAGACATCTTTCGTGAGAACTGGGGACCTCGCACCGACGACATATTGCGAGCCGCCCTGCTGAGTCTCGTGCGGATTCCGGCACCCAACGGCGAGCCGTTCGCGATGACCGAAATTCCGGAGCTGCTGACGAATGTTGGTCTGCGACACTACGTCGCGAACCATCCGAAGCAGCATGACCGCTGGCGGGATTACTGGCGAGAATATGACCAACGCTCGGAGGCTGAGCAGTTGAATATGGTCGGCCCGGTCTTGAATAAGCTGCGGGCATTTACTCATCGCACGAGTTTGCGTCTGATTCTCGGGCAAGCACGCGGAGTCGATCTCAACGAGATATTCACAAAGGGAAAGATCGTGCTGGTGCCCCTGTCCGACGGGTTGATCGGCACGGAGGCTGCTAGTTTGGTGGGGTCACTGCTGGTTGGTAGCGTTTGGCGCGCAGCATTACGACGAACCGCTGTACCGTCCGAACAACGGCGGAAGACTTTCGGCGTATTCGATGAGTTTCAAAACATCGTTCGGATGAGCAACGACGTAACGGATATGCTAGGGATGGCTCGGGCTCTCAATTTTGGGCTAACCCTGGCTCACCAGTACGCCAAACAGGTGCCGGAAGCCGTCCGGGCAGCCGTACTCGGAACCGCACGAACGCAGATCTTCTTTCAGACCGAGTACGAGGACGCGCAACTGGTCGCCAAGCGCGTGGCACCTGTGCTCATCGCTGACGACCTGATGGGGCTCGGCGCGTATGAGATGGCCGCGCGGTTGTGTGTGGATGGACAGACTCGGCCGCCGGTCACTGGTCGCACGCTGCCGTTGTCCGCAGCCATCCGGGACGCTGTAGCGCTCCGCCGCAACCTAGCCGGCATCCACGGCGTTGCTCGTGCCGAAGTTGAAGCCGGGCTGCTCGCTCGCGCTCACGCCACACGTGGCACGCGACCGATCCGGCTCGGCGAGATCCCGACAAATGGAGGCATCGTATGA
- a CDS encoding helix-turn-helix domain-containing protein: MDQPSAPSASTLGSFLKQARERAQLSLSDLSEITCVPRNTIHRLERDEVLHPSIFVLLALVNALELKTLDVLALLGVDQAAQLPDLATYLQIKYPQVPEAARTEAQRRLEEILHKHEHSNKNAP; the protein is encoded by the coding sequence ATGGACCAACCAAGCGCCCCGTCAGCATCGACGTTAGGGAGCTTCCTGAAACAAGCACGAGAGCGTGCCCAGCTTAGCCTTAGTGACCTTTCAGAGATTACGTGTGTTCCTCGGAACACTATCCATCGCCTAGAGCGAGACGAGGTGCTTCACCCTTCGATCTTCGTTCTACTTGCGCTGGTCAACGCTCTTGAACTCAAGACACTCGATGTACTTGCGCTTCTTGGCGTTGATCAAGCAGCCCAGCTACCAGACCTCGCAACCTACTTGCAGATCAAGTATCCGCAAGTACCGGAGGCAGCACGCACTGAAGCGCAACGGCGATTGGAAGAGATCCTGCACAAGCACGAGCATAGCAACAAGAACGCCCCCTAA
- a CDS encoding ATP-binding protein: MTESAGATFAEVYNSLRSFAKDEGAARSDEDFVKFLQGKGAALAKVLGLDLDQTPGRLWNTLAETLGERIDQLQPRDGTRRSLSLADKIEQYRNLVRVYFNLLQDETLTGDLTARKQYLARHSVEKYRVQVSAGQKDFADACQKIAAHLCPGDVTEPTLAKLPPKDADKVSTFIHREPLEQKFWQAAKELPQGVVCFVGSRGTGKSRLASELVAQMEASGRDSFRLDASSSSALYQSIARELSLRDIPTVGREDAQLARDFTSYIANPKNGQPVVLLDDVADGEIVEAIISHKPTTLFVLTSNYGELALRCPYRLVEVDEMLPAEAAGLARMLIEPERATDDECSLLAVELHNLPLAIDHASGLINDGWMQVPVFVAQQQLQAGVAYDSRPGSSTERSLTFIYLEMLNRLTDECPEALLLLWLLAQTLSYAIPLSLLSDSHDILLTRLGVAPTTPGYPFAVGFAELRRLRLLKSDDEQWRMHSLTHQLVGVLLAGDMKQDAIISILAAFGFSVPDALIGRALQGAINGEYAHVDCALNRLSSISDDERYDCNLGRVVTILGKFDGIHNQAFDQRGRLLHVWQILYTGGALPEASKKALGQLKDLDLDHAELAYASAASDYASDGDHLRYATNLHAIAGVANQNVNDDDLEHRVWARLLENDALLIVKIKPAAELFTFAFATMQLLWSWPEPPSLWLGEAFLRAAEARAKEGDWKNATELYLWARDAFGKGEQQASNICGKAFALSGARHATTITGSEGRWNIQSEMGALSNEEIAKFQDYGQFSKTGLPLLSMEANAALARVTAQAAVTDLIKLFAVNSRHDEFQKAYAENHQFYYFWIPVLDSREPRSFSEHYDQIRYDAARNNDYPACATRCNALRKLAREDNDIELALRADLLHLKLNALRAPGELTLAQARTFISSAGTVAAIARESTFRYLHHEAVAAAHFIVSCVDRSDQDYGTLQSLLEVESIPSILDDAFEEREVSILPWCKRVLEGQVSPFGILAF, encoded by the coding sequence GTGACCGAGAGTGCGGGAGCCACTTTTGCAGAGGTCTATAACAGCCTGCGTTCTTTCGCGAAAGACGAGGGTGCGGCGCGGTCTGACGAAGACTTTGTAAAATTCCTTCAGGGCAAGGGTGCTGCTCTCGCCAAAGTGCTTGGCCTCGATCTAGATCAGACGCCCGGACGCCTGTGGAATACCCTTGCCGAAACTCTGGGCGAACGCATTGATCAGCTGCAACCACGGGACGGAACTCGCCGCTCATTGAGTCTCGCCGACAAGATCGAGCAGTATCGCAATCTTGTGCGGGTGTACTTTAATCTTCTTCAAGATGAAACCTTGACTGGAGATCTCACAGCGCGCAAACAGTACCTTGCGCGCCACTCAGTCGAAAAATATCGAGTCCAGGTCAGTGCTGGTCAAAAAGATTTTGCAGATGCTTGCCAGAAGATTGCCGCACACCTGTGTCCTGGTGACGTAACTGAGCCCACACTCGCAAAGTTGCCACCTAAAGATGCCGACAAGGTCAGCACCTTCATTCACCGCGAGCCGCTCGAACAGAAATTCTGGCAAGCCGCCAAAGAACTCCCCCAAGGCGTCGTATGTTTCGTAGGAAGCCGCGGTACGGGCAAATCAAGGCTAGCTAGCGAACTTGTTGCCCAGATGGAAGCCAGTGGGCGTGATTCCTTCCGCCTTGATGCCTCATCTTCTAGTGCCTTGTATCAGTCCATTGCCCGTGAGCTTTCCCTACGCGACATACCAACTGTCGGACGTGAAGACGCGCAGTTAGCGCGCGACTTCACGAGCTACATTGCCAACCCAAAGAACGGCCAGCCGGTTGTCCTGTTGGACGACGTGGCCGACGGCGAGATCGTAGAAGCGATCATCTCGCACAAGCCAACCACTCTCTTTGTGCTCACTTCTAACTACGGCGAGCTAGCCTTACGATGCCCGTATCGCCTCGTCGAAGTTGACGAGATGCTGCCTGCCGAGGCGGCAGGGCTTGCCCGGATGCTTATCGAGCCGGAACGGGCAACCGATGACGAGTGCTCACTGTTGGCGGTTGAGTTGCACAACTTGCCGCTAGCAATCGACCATGCCTCCGGCCTTATCAACGACGGATGGATGCAGGTGCCAGTATTTGTCGCGCAACAACAGTTACAGGCGGGCGTAGCCTATGATTCCCGGCCTGGTTCAAGCACAGAGCGTTCATTGACGTTTATCTACTTAGAGATGCTCAATCGGCTAACTGATGAATGCCCGGAAGCTTTGCTGCTGCTGTGGCTGCTGGCGCAGACCTTGTCGTACGCTATTCCATTGTCACTGCTATCCGACAGTCACGACATTCTTCTAACTCGACTTGGTGTCGCACCTACGACACCCGGCTATCCGTTCGCTGTAGGCTTCGCCGAGTTGCGACGGTTGCGGCTCTTGAAAAGCGATGACGAGCAATGGCGTATGCATAGCCTGACGCACCAACTAGTCGGTGTTCTACTTGCAGGAGACATGAAGCAGGACGCCATCATCTCAATTTTGGCAGCCTTCGGTTTTTCGGTGCCTGATGCCCTGATAGGCCGGGCGCTGCAAGGTGCAATCAACGGTGAATATGCCCACGTTGACTGTGCTTTAAACCGACTATCGAGTATCTCTGACGACGAGCGGTACGACTGCAACCTTGGTCGGGTCGTTACCATCCTTGGTAAGTTTGATGGAATTCACAACCAAGCCTTCGACCAGAGAGGCCGTCTATTGCATGTCTGGCAAATTCTCTACACAGGCGGTGCGTTGCCCGAAGCGTCAAAGAAAGCGCTTGGACAATTAAAAGATCTTGATCTCGATCATGCGGAACTGGCCTACGCCTCAGCTGCAAGCGATTACGCTAGTGACGGCGATCACCTACGATATGCGACAAATTTGCACGCGATAGCCGGCGTGGCGAATCAAAATGTTAACGACGATGATCTCGAACACCGAGTATGGGCACGGCTACTTGAGAACGATGCCTTGCTAATTGTCAAGATTAAACCAGCAGCAGAACTATTTACATTCGCCTTCGCCACTATGCAACTGCTGTGGAGTTGGCCTGAGCCGCCGAGCCTTTGGCTCGGAGAGGCTTTTCTTCGAGCAGCAGAAGCCAGGGCCAAAGAGGGAGATTGGAAGAACGCCACCGAACTGTACCTCTGGGCACGCGATGCGTTTGGAAAAGGTGAGCAACAAGCCAGTAATATTTGCGGTAAGGCTTTTGCGCTCAGCGGGGCACGTCATGCTACGACAATCACTGGCAGTGAAGGACGTTGGAATATTCAATCTGAGATGGGTGCGCTAAGTAATGAAGAAATTGCTAAGTTCCAGGACTATGGCCAGTTCAGTAAGACCGGCCTGCCCCTCCTGAGTATGGAAGCTAACGCAGCATTGGCGAGGGTGACGGCTCAAGCAGCTGTCACTGACCTCATCAAGTTATTTGCCGTTAACTCAAGACATGACGAGTTCCAGAAAGCCTACGCAGAGAATCATCAATTCTACTACTTTTGGATTCCAGTTCTAGACTCCCGAGAGCCACGGAGCTTTAGTGAGCACTACGACCAAATACGTTATGATGCAGCTAGGAATAATGACTATCCCGCCTGCGCGACACGTTGCAATGCTCTGCGGAAACTGGCACGCGAGGATAACGACATCGAACTTGCGTTGCGGGCAGACCTACTTCACTTGAAATTGAACGCACTTCGAGCGCCCGGCGAACTTACGCTAGCACAAGCGCGTACTTTCATTTCATCGGCTGGCACCGTGGCGGCGATCGCAAGAGAATCGACCTTTAGATACCTACACCATGAGGCAGTCGCCGCGGCTCACTTTATCGTAAGTTGTGTTGACAGATCGGACCAGGATTACGGAACTCTACAGTCATTGCTAGAGGTGGAATCGATACCGTCGATCCTTGATGACGCCTTTGAGGAGAGAGAAGTGTCGATTCTTCCGTGGTGTAAGCGAGTCCTAGAAGGTCAAGTGTCGCCTTTTGGAATTCTTGCGTTTTAG
- a CDS encoding ImmA/IrrE family metallo-endopeptidase: protein MTANNKKSVIDQIRDIAPKRALTLGDAYQLAEEQAKQLLRLLDITAPHVSYDGLLALPDITVVVEPKYKMKHLVGISRHKDGKWLIQVDKNDVHGRRRYTLAHELKHVIDDGLDTMLYANLGYGDPDIRSQQIETLCQYFAACFLMPRTWVSAAWLNGIRDVRNLASLFQVSVSAMEIRLKYLGLWDSEPGRATRTYFSQVRAPFTASIDKNLVDCI, encoded by the coding sequence ATGACTGCGAACAATAAGAAAAGCGTGATCGATCAGATCCGCGACATTGCACCAAAGCGGGCACTGACACTCGGTGACGCTTACCAACTGGCAGAGGAGCAAGCCAAACAACTGCTCCGCTTACTTGATATAACAGCGCCACACGTTAGCTATGACGGCCTCCTGGCGCTACCCGACATTACGGTCGTAGTCGAGCCAAAGTACAAGATGAAACACCTTGTGGGCATCAGCCGTCACAAAGACGGTAAATGGCTCATCCAAGTAGACAAGAATGATGTCCACGGACGGCGGCGCTACACGCTGGCCCACGAGCTGAAACACGTCATTGATGACGGTCTCGACACGATGCTATATGCCAATCTGGGCTACGGCGACCCTGACATCAGAAGTCAGCAGATCGAGACACTGTGCCAGTACTTCGCGGCGTGCTTCCTGATGCCGAGGACGTGGGTCTCTGCTGCCTGGCTTAACGGCATACGCGACGTTCGCAACCTGGCATCTCTGTTCCAGGTTTCGGTGAGCGCCATGGAGATACGGCTCAAGTATCTTGGCCTCTGGGATAGCGAGCCCGGTCGCGCGACGCGGACTTATTTCAGCCAGGTTCGCGCACCGTTTACGGCATCGATCGATAAAAATTTGGTGGATTGCATATAG
- a CDS encoding MT-A70 family methyltransferase, translating to MREDKTTNETGVGAAGPHPPESKRYKTILADPPWDIQQQGGYGAGRHYPLMSIDEICSLRVDRLADDNAHLWLWTTNAALPAAQDVIQAWGFRYVNLVTWVKPRLGLGVYLRNASEQLLFAVRGRAPILYRSQPTWLFAPVQEHSHKPEEAYAVIERCSPAPRVELFARRTRPGYDVWGNQVSCDVAL from the coding sequence ATGAGAGAGGACAAGACGACGAACGAAACAGGGGTGGGTGCGGCTGGACCGCACCCACCGGAGTCCAAGCGATACAAGACGATCCTGGCTGATCCGCCCTGGGATATCCAGCAGCAGGGCGGCTACGGGGCCGGACGACACTACCCGCTGATGTCCATCGACGAGATTTGCTCGTTGCGAGTCGATCGGCTGGCGGACGACAACGCCCATCTCTGGTTGTGGACCACGAACGCGGCGCTTCCGGCCGCGCAGGATGTCATCCAGGCGTGGGGTTTCCGTTACGTCAACCTCGTTACGTGGGTCAAGCCGCGGCTTGGCCTGGGTGTCTACCTCCGTAACGCGAGCGAGCAACTGCTGTTCGCGGTGCGAGGTAGAGCGCCGATCTTGTACCGGAGCCAGCCGACCTGGCTGTTCGCACCGGTACAGGAGCACTCCCACAAACCCGAAGAGGCGTATGCCGTCATTGAGCGGTGTTCGCCTGCCCCTCGGGTTGAGTTATTCGCCCGTCGCACCCGGCCGGGGTACGACGTGTGGGGCAACCAGGTGAGCTGTGATGTGGCGCTCTGA